The following coding sequences lie in one Mesorhizobium sp. NZP2298 genomic window:
- the rpsL gene encoding 30S ribosomal protein S12, producing the protein MPTVNQLIRKPRIAPVKRNKVPAMQQNPQKRGVCTRVYTTTPKKPNSALRKVAKIRLTNGFEVIGYIPGEGHNLQEHSVVMIRGGRVKDLPGVRYHIIRGVLDTQGVKNRKQRRSKYGAKRPK; encoded by the coding sequence ATGCCTACCGTCAACCAGCTGATCCGCAAGCCGCGCATTGCGCCGGTGAAGCGCAACAAGGTCCCGGCCATGCAGCAGAACCCGCAGAAGCGGGGCGTCTGCACGCGCGTCTACACGACGACGCCGAAGAAGCCGAACTCGGCGCTGCGCAAGGTGGCCAAGATCCGCCTGACCAATGGTTTTGAGGTGATCGGTTACATCCCCGGCGAAGGTCACAACCTTCAGGAGCACTCCGTGGTCATGATCCGCGGCGGCCGCGTCAAGGATCTTCCGGGCGTCCGCTACCACATCATCCGTGGCGTGCTCGACACGCAGGGTGTGAAGAACCGCAAGCAGCGCCGTTCGAAATACGGTGCGAAGCGTCCGAAGTAA
- the rplC gene encoding 50S ribosomal protein L3, producing the protein MRSGVIAKKVGMTRIYNDAGEHVPVTVLQMENCQVVAQRTQEKNGYTAVQLGVGLAKVKNTSKAMRGHFATASVEPKAKVAEFRVSADNMIDVGAEITVEHFVAGQKVDVTGTTIGKGFQGVIKRHHMGGGRATHGNSVSHRTHGSTGQRQDPGKVFKGKKMAGHMGDTRVTTQNVEIVSTDADRGLILIRGAVPGSKGAWILVRDAAKVALPANAPKPAAIRPVAAGSAAKNEAPATEGAE; encoded by the coding sequence ATGCGTTCAGGTGTGATTGCAAAGAAGGTGGGAATGACCCGCATCTACAACGATGCCGGGGAACATGTTCCCGTCACTGTTCTCCAGATGGAGAACTGCCAGGTCGTGGCGCAGCGCACGCAGGAGAAGAATGGCTACACCGCCGTTCAGCTCGGCGTTGGCCTCGCCAAGGTGAAGAACACGTCGAAGGCGATGCGCGGCCATTTCGCGACCGCTTCCGTCGAGCCGAAGGCGAAGGTCGCCGAGTTCCGCGTCTCCGCCGACAACATGATCGATGTCGGCGCCGAGATCACCGTCGAGCACTTCGTCGCCGGCCAGAAGGTCGATGTGACGGGCACGACGATCGGCAAGGGTTTTCAGGGCGTCATCAAGCGCCACCACATGGGTGGTGGCCGCGCGACGCACGGTAACTCGGTCTCGCACCGTACGCACGGTTCGACCGGCCAGCGCCAGGACCCCGGCAAGGTGTTCAAGGGCAAGAAGATGGCCGGTCATATGGGCGACACCCGCGTCACCACGCAGAACGTCGAGATCGTCTCGACCGATGCCGACCGCGGCCTGATCCTGATCCGCGGAGCGGTTCCCGGATCGAAGGGCGCCTGGATCCTGGTCCGCGATGCGGCCAAGGTGGCACTGCCGGCCAATGCGCCGAAGCCCGCCGCGATCCGCCCAGTTGCAGCAGGAAGTGCTGCTAAGAACGAGGCTCCGGCCACAGAGGGAGCGGAATAA
- a CDS encoding Gfo/Idh/MocA family protein: MSSNSNPIKIGIVGVGKIVRDQHLPTLAKDQNYRLAAAASRHGKVDGIPNFPTIEAMLDAVPELEAVSLCMPPQFRYDAARTALEAKKHVFLEKPPGATVSEVEDLKVLAAKNGVSLFASWHSRYAPAVEAARSFLASTRIRSAAIVWKEDVRRWHPNQEWIWAPGGFGVFDPGINALSIVTHILPAMFITSAVLDFPENRAAPVAAQVNFRTSNGLPVTMDLDWLQTGPQSWDILADTDAGKMVLSGGGSKLAIDGRVVHDEPEAEYPMLYKRFAEIVRAGASDVDLAPLQHVADAFMLGKRNVVEAFFD; this comes from the coding sequence ATGTCCTCGAACAGCAATCCCATCAAGATAGGCATCGTCGGCGTCGGCAAGATCGTGCGCGACCAGCACCTGCCGACCCTGGCCAAGGACCAGAACTATCGCCTCGCCGCCGCGGCAAGCCGGCACGGCAAGGTCGACGGCATCCCGAATTTTCCCACCATCGAGGCGATGCTAGACGCGGTGCCGGAGCTTGAGGCCGTCTCGCTCTGCATGCCACCGCAGTTCCGTTACGATGCCGCGCGCACCGCGCTCGAGGCGAAGAAACATGTCTTCCTTGAAAAGCCGCCTGGCGCCACGGTCAGCGAGGTCGAGGACCTGAAGGTGCTGGCCGCGAAAAACGGCGTCTCCCTGTTCGCCAGCTGGCATTCCCGCTATGCGCCGGCGGTGGAGGCCGCACGCAGCTTTCTCGCATCGACCCGGATCCGCTCGGCAGCGATCGTCTGGAAGGAAGACGTACGCCGCTGGCATCCGAACCAGGAGTGGATCTGGGCGCCGGGCGGCTTCGGGGTCTTCGATCCCGGCATCAACGCGCTGTCGATCGTGACCCACATCCTGCCGGCGATGTTCATCACCTCGGCCGTGCTCGACTTTCCCGAAAACCGCGCTGCCCCGGTCGCGGCGCAAGTCAACTTCCGCACCTCGAACGGATTGCCGGTGACGATGGACCTCGACTGGCTGCAGACCGGCCCGCAAAGCTGGGACATCCTGGCCGACACGGATGCAGGCAAGATGGTGCTTTCCGGTGGTGGCTCGAAGCTCGCCATTGACGGCCGTGTCGTCCATGACGAGCCGGAGGCGGAATACCCGATGCTCTACAAGCGTTTCGCGGAGATCGTCCGCGCCGGCGCCTCGGACGTCGATCTCGCGCCACTACAGCATGTCGCCGACGCCTTCATGCTCGGCAAGCGCAACGTGGTCGAGGCGTTTTTTGACTGA
- a CDS encoding O-methyltransferase has translation MSRKTWAAVDDYIVDALFEADSALDAVLATNRDQGLPPIDVSPAQGKLLSLLARIHGAKKILEIGTLGGYSTIWMARALPTDGKVMTLELDPHHARVAGANFVRAGVSERVEVRVGPALQSLAALSAENAGPFDLIFIDADKPNNPNYLSWAVRLSRPGTVLICDNVIRDGAVIEKGGRDANVVGARAAFSFIGGDKRLDGTAIQTVGAKGYDGFAIAIVE, from the coding sequence ATGAGCAGGAAAACCTGGGCTGCTGTCGACGACTACATCGTCGATGCCCTGTTCGAGGCGGATTCCGCCCTCGACGCTGTTCTGGCGACCAATCGTGACCAAGGTTTGCCGCCGATCGACGTCTCGCCGGCGCAAGGCAAGCTGCTTTCGCTTCTTGCACGAATTCATGGAGCAAAGAAGATCCTCGAAATCGGCACGCTGGGCGGTTACTCCACGATCTGGATGGCGCGTGCCTTGCCCACGGATGGCAAGGTCATGACGCTTGAACTCGATCCGCACCACGCCAGGGTCGCGGGGGCGAATTTTGTCCGTGCGGGCGTGTCGGAACGCGTGGAAGTGCGGGTCGGGCCGGCCCTTCAGTCGCTTGCGGCGCTAAGCGCCGAGAATGCCGGGCCGTTCGATCTCATCTTCATCGATGCCGACAAGCCGAACAACCCGAACTACCTGTCCTGGGCCGTGCGGCTTTCGCGGCCGGGGACGGTGCTTATCTGCGACAATGTCATCCGCGATGGCGCGGTGATCGAAAAGGGTGGCCGTGACGCCAATGTCGTGGGCGCGCGGGCGGCGTTCTCATTCATCGGCGGCGACAAGCGCCTCGATGGTACCGCCATCCAGACAGTCGGCGCCAAGGGTTATGATGGCTTTGCGATTGCGATTGTCGAATGA
- the rpsG gene encoding 30S ribosomal protein S7 yields the protein MSRRHSAEKREINPDPKFGDLIVTKFMNAVMYDGKKSVAETIVYGALDQVQSKTKQEPVTVFHQALDNVAPHVEVRSRRVGGATYQVPVDVRPERRQALAIRWLIAAARNRNETTMVDRLSGELMDAANNRGTAVKKREDTHKMAEANRAFAHYRW from the coding sequence ATGTCCCGTCGTCACAGTGCAGAAAAGCGTGAGATCAACCCGGATCCGAAGTTCGGCGATCTGATCGTTACCAAGTTCATGAACGCCGTCATGTATGATGGCAAGAAGTCGGTCGCCGAGACCATCGTCTACGGCGCGCTCGACCAGGTCCAGTCGAAGACCAAGCAGGAGCCGGTCACCGTCTTCCATCAGGCGCTCGACAACGTCGCGCCGCATGTGGAAGTGCGTTCGCGCCGCGTCGGCGGCGCTACCTACCAGGTTCCGGTCGACGTGCGTCCTGAGCGCCGCCAGGCATTGGCCATCCGTTGGCTGATCGCGGCTGCTCGCAACCGCAACGAGACCACCATGGTCGACCGCCTCTCGGGCGAGCTGATGGATGCGGCCAACAACCGTGGCACCGCCGTCAAGAAGCGTGAAGACACCCACAAGATGGCTGAAGCCAACCGCGCTTTCGCACACTACCGCTGGTAA
- a CDS encoding transcriptional regulator, whose amino-acid sequence MNDNEERPVTIITGRVWKRKGGKVEGVHVMLVAPDDDSAVRRALESLAAEGYAEAELDQIGDMEGVPDDEPHLSAYQGALEGEVSIVTFEEPI is encoded by the coding sequence GTGAACGACAATGAAGAACGCCCGGTCACCATCATTACCGGCCGGGTGTGGAAGCGCAAAGGCGGCAAAGTGGAAGGCGTGCATGTCATGCTGGTCGCTCCCGATGACGATTCGGCGGTGCGCCGCGCTCTCGAATCGCTTGCCGCGGAAGGTTACGCGGAGGCTGAGCTCGACCAGATCGGCGACATGGAAGGCGTGCCCGATGACGAGCCGCATCTGTCCGCCTACCAGGGCGCCCTCGAAGGTGAAGTGTCGATCGTCACCTTCGAAGAACCGATCTGA
- the rpsJ gene encoding 30S ribosomal protein S10 has protein sequence MNGQNIRIRLKAFDHRVLDASTKEIVSTAKRTGANVRGPIPLPTRIEKFTVNRSPHVDKKSREQFEMRTHKRLLDIVDPTPQTVDALMKLDLAAGVDVEIKL, from the coding sequence ATGAACGGACAGAATATCCGCATCCGCCTGAAGGCGTTTGATCACCGCGTGCTCGACGCCTCGACGAAGGAAATCGTGTCGACGGCCAAGCGCACCGGCGCAAACGTCCGCGGCCCCATTCCGCTGCCGACGCGGATCGAAAAGTTCACGGTCAACCGGTCGCCTCACGTCGACAAGAAGAGCCGCGAGCAGTTCGAGATGCGCACGCACAAGCGTCTGCTCGACATCGTCGATCCGACCCCGCAGACCGTCGATGCTTTGATGAAGCTCGATCTGGCCGCCGGCGTCGACGTCGAGATCAAGCTCTAA
- the tuf gene encoding elongation factor Tu, whose product MAKGKFERTKPHVNIGTIGHVDHGKTSLTAAITKYFGEYKRYDQIDAAPEEKARGITISTAHVEYETANRHYAHVDCPGHADYVKNMITGAAQMDGAILVVSAADGPMPQTREHILLARQVGVPSIVVFLNKVDQVDDAELLELVELEVRELLSKNEFPGDDIPIVKGSALAALEDSNKTIGEDAIRELMAQVDAYIPTPVRPLDKPFLMPIEDVFSISGRGTVVTGRVERGVVKVGEELEIIGIRPTTKTTCTGVEMFRKLLDQGQAGDNIGALLRGVDREGVERGQVLAKPGTVKPHKKFVAEAYILTKDEGGRHTPFFTNYRPQFYFRTTDVTGIVSLPAGTEMVMPGDNITVDVELIVPIAMEEKLRFAIREGGRTVGAGIVVTIKE is encoded by the coding sequence ATGGCAAAAGGTAAATTCGAGCGCACTAAGCCTCATGTGAACATCGGCACGATTGGTCACGTTGATCATGGCAAGACGTCGCTGACGGCGGCGATCACGAAGTATTTTGGCGAGTACAAGCGCTACGACCAGATCGATGCGGCGCCGGAAGAGAAGGCGCGTGGCATCACGATCTCGACGGCCCACGTCGAATACGAGACGGCCAACCGCCACTACGCCCATGTCGACTGCCCCGGCCACGCCGACTATGTGAAGAACATGATCACCGGTGCCGCGCAGATGGACGGCGCGATCCTGGTCGTTTCGGCCGCCGACGGCCCGATGCCGCAGACCCGCGAGCACATCCTGCTCGCCCGTCAGGTCGGCGTGCCTTCGATCGTGGTGTTCCTGAACAAGGTCGACCAGGTCGACGACGCCGAGCTGCTCGAACTGGTCGAGCTCGAGGTTCGCGAGCTTCTGTCGAAGAACGAATTCCCCGGCGACGACATTCCGATCGTCAAGGGTTCGGCGCTGGCCGCTCTTGAGGATTCGAACAAGACGATCGGCGAGGACGCGATCCGCGAGCTGATGGCTCAGGTCGACGCCTACATCCCGACCCCGGTTCGTCCGCTGGACAAGCCGTTCCTGATGCCGATCGAGGACGTGTTCTCGATCTCGGGCCGTGGCACGGTCGTGACCGGCCGCGTCGAGCGCGGCGTGGTCAAGGTCGGCGAGGAACTCGAGATCATCGGCATCCGTCCGACGACCAAGACGACCTGCACGGGCGTGGAGATGTTCCGCAAGCTGCTCGATCAGGGCCAGGCTGGCGACAACATCGGCGCGCTGCTGCGCGGCGTTGATCGTGAAGGTGTCGAGCGCGGCCAGGTTCTGGCCAAGCCGGGCACGGTGAAGCCGCACAAGAAGTTCGTGGCCGAAGCCTACATCCTGACCAAGGACGAAGGTGGCCGTCACACGCCGTTCTTCACCAACTACCGCCCGCAGTTCTACTTCCGCACGACCGACGTGACCGGCATCGTGTCGCTGCCGGCTGGCACCGAGATGGTGATGCCTGGCGACAACATCACGGTCGATGTCGAGCTGATCGTGCCGATCGCCATGGAAGAGAAGCTGCGCTTCGCCATCCGTGAAGGCGGCCGCACCGTCGGTGCCGGCATCGTCGTCACCATCAAAGAGTAA
- the fusA gene encoding elongation factor G, which yields MAREYKIEDYRNFGIMAHIDAGKTTTTERVLYYTGKSHKIGEVHDGAATMDWMEQEQERGITITSAATTTFWKGRDGKMRRFNIIDTPGHVDFTIEVERSLRVLDGAIALLDANAGVEPQTETVWRQADKYRVPRMIFCNKMDKIGADFYRSVEMIGSRLGAQAVVMQLPIGAETEFKGVVDLVEMNALVWRDETLGAAWDIVEIPADLKARAEEYREKMIEAAVEMDETALENYLEGRMPSNDEIRSLIRKGTIAVKFFPMFCGSAFKNKGVQPLLDAVVEYLPSPADVPAIKGVDAKTDAEIERHAVDDEPLSMLAFKIMNDPFVGSLTFARIYSGKLTKGISVDNTVKGKKERIGRMLQMHANSRADVEEAFAGDIVALAGLKDTTTGDTLCDPLHPVILERMEFPDPVIQIAIEPKTKNDQEKMGLALHRLAAEDPSFRVKTDEESGQTIISGMGELHLDIIVDRMRREFKVEANVGAPQVAYRETITRKHEQDYTHKKQTGGTGQFARVKVVFEPNAEGEDFVFESKIVGGAVPKEYIPGVEKGIQSVMGAGPFAGFPMIGVRATLIDGAYHDVDSSVLAFEIASRACFREAAPKLGVQLLEPIMKVEVVTPEDYVGSVIGDLNGRRGQIQGQEARGVAVVINAMVPLANMFKYVDNLRSMSQGRAAYTMQFDHYEPVPTAVAQEVQKKYA from the coding sequence ATGGCCCGCGAATACAAAATCGAAGACTACCGCAATTTCGGTATCATGGCGCATATTGACGCCGGCAAGACGACGACCACCGAGCGCGTCCTCTATTACACGGGCAAGTCGCACAAGATCGGCGAAGTGCACGACGGCGCCGCCACCATGGACTGGATGGAGCAGGAGCAGGAACGCGGCATCACCATCACGTCCGCGGCCACCACGACCTTCTGGAAGGGCCGTGACGGCAAGATGCGTCGCTTCAATATCATCGACACCCCCGGACACGTTGACTTCACCATCGAGGTCGAGCGTTCGTTGCGCGTGCTCGACGGCGCCATCGCGCTGCTTGATGCCAATGCCGGTGTCGAACCGCAGACGGAAACCGTCTGGCGCCAGGCCGACAAGTACCGCGTGCCGCGCATGATCTTCTGTAACAAGATGGACAAGATCGGCGCCGACTTCTACCGCTCGGTCGAGATGATTGGTTCGCGCCTCGGTGCGCAGGCTGTCGTCATGCAGCTGCCGATCGGCGCCGAGACCGAGTTCAAGGGTGTCGTCGACCTCGTGGAGATGAACGCGCTTGTCTGGCGCGACGAGACCCTGGGCGCTGCCTGGGACATCGTCGAGATCCCGGCCGACCTCAAGGCCCGTGCCGAGGAATACCGCGAGAAGATGATCGAAGCCGCCGTCGAAATGGACGAGACGGCCCTCGAGAACTACCTTGAAGGCAGGATGCCGTCGAATGACGAGATCCGCTCGCTGATCCGCAAGGGCACGATCGCGGTCAAGTTCTTCCCGATGTTCTGCGGCTCGGCCTTCAAGAACAAGGGCGTGCAGCCGCTGCTCGACGCCGTTGTCGAATACCTGCCGTCGCCGGCCGACGTTCCCGCCATCAAGGGTGTCGATGCCAAGACCGACGCCGAGATCGAGCGTCATGCGGTTGACGACGAGCCGCTGTCGATGCTCGCCTTCAAGATCATGAACGACCCGTTCGTCGGTTCGCTGACCTTTGCCCGCATCTATTCGGGCAAGCTCACCAAGGGCATCTCGGTCGACAACACCGTCAAGGGCAAGAAGGAGCGCATCGGCCGCATGCTGCAGATGCATGCGAATTCGCGCGCCGACGTCGAGGAAGCTTTCGCTGGCGACATCGTTGCCTTGGCGGGCCTCAAGGACACGACCACCGGCGACACGCTGTGCGATCCGCTGCACCCGGTCATCCTCGAGCGCATGGAATTCCCCGATCCGGTCATCCAGATCGCCATCGAGCCGAAGACCAAGAACGACCAGGAAAAGATGGGCCTCGCCCTTCACCGCCTGGCTGCCGAGGATCCGTCCTTCCGCGTCAAGACCGATGAGGAAAGCGGCCAGACCATCATCTCCGGCATGGGCGAACTGCACCTCGACATCATCGTCGACCGCATGCGCCGCGAGTTCAAGGTCGAAGCCAATGTCGGCGCTCCGCAGGTGGCCTATCGCGAGACGATTACCCGCAAGCACGAGCAGGACTACACCCACAAGAAGCAGACCGGCGGTACCGGCCAGTTCGCCCGCGTGAAAGTTGTGTTCGAGCCGAATGCCGAGGGCGAAGACTTCGTGTTCGAGTCCAAGATCGTCGGCGGCGCCGTGCCGAAGGAATACATTCCGGGTGTCGAAAAGGGCATCCAGAGCGTCATGGGCGCTGGTCCGTTCGCGGGCTTCCCGATGATCGGCGTCCGTGCGACGCTGATCGACGGCGCCTACCACGATGTCGACTCCTCGGTCCTGGCCTTCGAAATCGCGTCCCGCGCCTGCTTCCGTGAAGCCGCACCCAAGCTTGGCGTGCAGCTGCTCGAGCCGATCATGAAGGTCGAGGTGGTGACACCGGAAGACTATGTCGGCAGCGTCATCGGCGACCTGAACGGCCGTCGTGGCCAGATCCAGGGCCAGGAAGCGCGTGGCGTGGCCGTCGTCATCAACGCGATGGTGCCACTCGCCAACATGTTCAAGTACGTCGACAACCTGCGCTCGATGAGCCAGGGCCGCGCGGCCTACACGATGCAGTTCGATCACTACGAGCCGGTTCCGACCGCGGTCGCCCAGGAAGTCCAGAAAAAGTACGCGTAA